The segment AGGCTTACGGAAGACGAGTTCAAAGCCACCGCCGCGCCGGAGAAGGAACGTGTCGGCTCGGACGAAGAGCCGCCGTTCGACTTCTGGGAGTACTTCGAGCTGGTTCCACCAGAGGAGCTCACCGAGCTTGACTTCTCGCAGGGACGGGTGTCCTACGCCTGGAACACGCGCGGGACGGTCTACCGGCACGTGTAACGACTCAGGAAACCAGGCCGTCTCGATCAGAGCGACTATGGGCCCCTGTGCGCGTTGAGCCGAGTCGCCTAGATTGGCGAGCGTGGATCATGATGACCTTGTCCGGACAGCGGTCGCGGTGGCCGCTGCCGCTGACCGGCGCGCGATCGAGCGGGCATGGCTTGCGAGCCTGGTTACGAGGGACCAGAGTCGGCGGAGTGTTTGGCCGCGGCTGACGTTCCTGCGGCACTTGCCCCAGCATGGCTTCGTGCTGTCGCAGCATTTCCACCCCACGAATTGTGGGATGTGCGGTATGCGCGAGAGCGAAGATGCTGTCACGTCCGAGGACCTCGCCGGCGATGCCTTCTGGTTGCGGCCGATAAACCTTCCGTGGGCCAGCGCCGCGGTGGAGCGGTTCGACGGAGCAGACGATGACCACGATGTCCACCGGGGCCGAGCAGTGCTGGAGGATATCGTTGATGCGATCCGGTCGCTTCCCGAGTCCGCACAGTTGACGGAGTTGAACGCAGCCCTGATCGGCAAACTCAAGTCGAACAAGCTGGAGCGGACAGTTCTGCTCGAAGCTCTTGGCTACGCCGGCGCCCTGCCCGCGGCCGGACACCCGAGCTATGCGACAGAGTTCGTATCGTACGACGACGCGAACTCGCGAATGCCCAGCCAGTTCTACAAAAAGGAATGGGCGTACCCCGTGCGGTTCTGGACAGGCGCGGACGGAGTCGATCCCGCCCGCCTGCCCACTGGTGAATGACGGAAGGCTTCCGTCATGGCTACCGCAAACCTGACCATCTCAACGGTGAGTTGACCGTACCTGATCGCTCGGTTGTCGACCATCACCTTCCTGGACCTGAACCAGATCTACGGCTTGACGTGAGCAGGGCACGATTCATTTCCCACACCGGCATGTCGGCTAACTCTCATGCCACGATCCGCTCGCCGCCGAGCGCAACAATCGATCATCTCGGCCGACGCACGCTCGGTCGCCACCGAACGGCGATCAGCCGCCACCGGAGACCAGACGCAGGGCGCTCCGCACGTACCGGTCCATGTTGGCCTGGGCTCGATCGCGACCCGCGCCGGCCACCAGGGCGAAGGGGGCCTCAACGCTGAGCGGCTGCTCGTAATCTCTTGGGGTCACGACATATTTCCGGCTCACAGAACATCTGACCGACGCGGTTCGCGCACTGCCAGCAATCGATTCACATTTTGCCCTGGTCAGGGGCTACCTGCGGACCGAACTGGGCGGAATAAGAACCGCATACCCGCAGCTCAGGGCCCAATCGTGACGCTACCAACCGTACGCCGCCGCACGCCCTGAGATTCACCGCTTCGCTTCGCCCGCCACAGCGCCGTCAGGCTGATTAGCTTCATCGTCAGCCTCGGCGCATTGCCCCGATCAGCCGTCCGCCATTGATCGATCATGTCGGTCCACGCAGTGGCGGACTCCTGCCGGTCATCCACCGGCCTAGGCGCCGTCCGAGCTTCCCGGCCTCGCCGACAACCTGGCGCGAGAGTTGTCAGGCGATCGGCCGGGCGCGGCGCCGGCGGGTCAGAAACAGCCCTTCGACCGGTCCAGTCAGGAACAGCAGCAACAGCGCCCAGTAGTTGATCTGTGGGAAGGCCACGCCGACCACCGCGGCGAGCAGCAGGGCGCCGAAGGTCGTCAAGGAGCCGGTCACCACTTCGATCGGGAGCGGAGTTCGACCGACGCTCAATTCGGGGTGGCGGTAGGCGTAGATCGATAGGGCGCTCAGCGCGCCGGTGGCCAACAGCAGCGTGCCGCAGTACAACGCCACGGTGCCGCTCGTGGGCGGAAAGTCGGTAATGATCGCGGTTTGGATCGGCAGCATCACGATGGCCAGAGTCCACAGCGCACTCAGGATCACGATGGGCCCGCTCAAACGGGACAGATGCCCGAATGCCCGATGGTGACCCCACCAGAACCGGAAAATTACCGCGAACCCCAGGAGGAAAGCGCCAAATCCGGGAAGGTGTTCGTGGATCAGCCCGCCCAGGTCCGCATGGTCCTCGATGTCGGCCAGGGCCTCCAGGAGCGGCAGGATGAGTAGGGTGATGGCAATTGCGGCCACCGCATCAGTGAAGAGGACGAGACGCTCGGGTGAAGCGGCCGGCTGTTCAGGGGCGGTCATGCGCGACAGTATGCCCGCGTCTCGATCTCTCGGGATTACTCACGTGGAGGCAGGGTCCGCGGACTCAGCCCATGGACGGCACTCAGCGACCGGCCGTGCGGCCGACCAAGACGGCGTCCAGTCACCGAACGCGCCGGGCGCCCTTGGTCGACGTCCGGATCTGCCGCGATCGGGTGTGCCCCCGTTCAGACTGCAAGCCACAAACGGTCGGCGCAGTTACTGACGGTAGCGCCCACGCAAAATGCACCGTCCGATGACACGATTCTTGAGACATCGAGCCGCGCCGCATCTTGTTGGCAGGCCGGCCCACGCGAAGACCGCCTCGACTTCCTTGTCGCGAGCCAGCTCACCGCATGGTCATCCGGCATGATTTCTGAGAGCGGGCAGTCCGGATGGAGGCTGCGGATTCAATCGGACGCACCGAGCCGGTGACACGGCGACGCCGACCGGCTTCCCCGCACTCCGGCAAATCCGCAGGGTGACTTCGGACGATCCGGCCTCGCAAGCGCCTGGGCGCTACGTTGCGAGACGCCGGTCAAGGCACGATCCCTCCGCAGGGTTCAATCGAACGCGAGGATCCGCGCGATGAGCACCAGCATCCGCTGGGCGGAGCTACGCGCCGGCATCGGGACCGAAACGTCGACCGCGGGTTGCACGAACGGCAACGCCACCTGCAGCGACAGCCGCTTGGCCGGGCCGCCGCGCGTGCCCAGTTTCTCCGCCCAGGTGCCCGCCGCCGCCTCCAGTTCGTGCAGCACCGCGTCGACGCCCTGGTCGTCGCCGGCCGCGACCAGGTCGTCGAGCATCCGCATGCCCCGCCGGAAGGAGCGCACCTCGGGCTGCTCGCGCATCCAGCTGATGGTGCGGCCCAGGTTCCAGGAGCGCTGGTGCGCCTCCTGGAGCACGAACCGTGTCAGGGGCGGCAGCGGGAGGTGCCGCGGGGTGTCACCGAGCCAGGCCCGGCGCCGGTCCTCGTACG is part of the Actinoplanes sp. NBC_00393 genome and harbors:
- a CDS encoding TMEM175 family protein, with product MTAPEQPAASPERLVLFTDAVAAIAITLLILPLLEALADIEDHADLGGLIHEHLPGFGAFLLGFAVIFRFWWGHHRAFGHLSRLSGPIVILSALWTLAIVMLPIQTAIITDFPPTSGTVALYCGTLLLATGALSALSIYAYRHPELSVGRTPLPIEVVTGSLTTFGALLLAAVVGVAFPQINYWALLLLFLTGPVEGLFLTRRRRARPIA